From a region of the Cyprinus carpio isolate SPL01 chromosome B21, ASM1834038v1, whole genome shotgun sequence genome:
- the LOC109079684 gene encoding olfactory receptor 4Q2-like, with translation MDNLTLRHSFLLVEGLKVTPQSSQSVFIVLLLAYVFSMVSNIGLIVLISTERNLHDPMHFLFCNLPVNDIIGTTVIMPRLLQDILNEASERYISYVECVIQAYFVHIFGAACHYVLMIMAFDRYVAICNPLRYTAIMTNKMVIKLSIFAWGLAFLLVTIMIGLTVHLSHCRYKIENPFCDNASLFKLSCENVVINNIFGIIYTVVALSLSAVSILITYVKIATVCITSKNKALNSKAIKTCSTHLAVYLIMFISGAVFIFLHCFPEYSDSRKLASIMFHIVPTGLNPLVYGLQTKEIRQKIVKLWCKQKLIL, from the coding sequence ATGGACAACCTGACATTAAGACACAGCTTTCTACTTGTGGAGGGACTGAAAGTTACACCTCAGTCATCCCAGTCTGTTTTCATTGTACTTCTATTGGCTTATGTCTTTTCAATGGTTTCAAACATTGGACTTATAGTTCTGATCTCAACAGAGAGGAATCTGCATGACCCTATGCATTTTCTGTTCTGTAACTTGCCAGTGAATGATATAATAGGTACCACTGTCATTATGCCACGCTTACTACAGGACATTTTAAATGAAGCTTCAGAGCGCTATATATCATATGTGGAGTGTGTTATTCAAGCTTATTTTGTGCATATATTTGGAGCAGCATGTCACTATGTGCTGATGATTATGGCCTTTGACAGATATGTGGCTATATGCAATCCACTGCGATACACAGCCATAATGACCAATAAAATGGTTATTAAACTCTCAATATTTGCTTGGGGCCTGGCCTTTCTTCTGGTGACAATTATGATAGGCCTAACTGTGCATCTGTCTCACTGTAGATATAAAATTGAAAACCCTTTCTGTGACAATGCCTCACTGTTTAAACTGTCCTGTGAAAATGTGGTTATTAACAATATCTTTGGAATTATTTATACTGTGGTTGCACTCAGTCTGTCAGCAGTATCAAtattaattacatatgtaaagaTTGCTACTGTATGTATAACTAGCAAAAACAAAGCACTGAACAGCAAAGCCATAAAAACCTGCAGCACTCATTTAgctgtatatttaattatgtttatctctggagctgtttttatttttcttcattgtttccCTGAATACTCTGACAGCAGGAAACTAGCCAGTATAATGTTTCACATTGTACCAACAGGATTAAATCCCTTAGTATATGGTTTACAAACCAAAGAGATAAGACAAAAGATTGTTAAACTCTGGTGTAAGCAAAAACTAATTCTTTAA